A single genomic interval of Camelina sativa cultivar DH55 chromosome 11, Cs, whole genome shotgun sequence harbors:
- the LOC104722925 gene encoding uncharacterized protein LOC104722925 translates to MGSLLPPATRKTGGRKTWVILDMEDYTIPAGLSLDLIYQKIQNALFDSGYRRTEVWAWVNTWSDEMWDKFMGSGFRVFPQTEVPQKKRLEMIMVDLLFCLSESSNVLILSKNHESMEQNHLFSRFRKVLEDRDCYLASAKPEAFINESTIS, encoded by the exons ATGGGATCCCTGTTACCCCCAGCCACCAGAAAAACCGGAG GGCGTAAAACATGGGTGATATTGGACATGGAGGATTACACCATCCCTGCTGGTCTCTCTCTTGATTTGATCTATCAGAAAATCCAGAATGCATTGTTTGACTCCGGTTATCGTAGGACGGAGGTCTGGGCTTGGGTTAATACATGGTCGGATGAAATGTGGGACAAATTTATGGGCAGCGGATTTCGTGTCTTTCCGCAAACCGAAG TGCCTCAAAAGAAGAGACTGGAAATGATTATGGTGGACCTTCTTTTCTGTTTATCGGAAAGTTCAAATGTGCTGATACTCTCAAAAAACCACGAAAGCATGGAGCAAAACCACTTGTTCTCCCGTTTTCGTAAAGTTCTGGAAGACAGAGATTGCTATTTGGCCTCCGCAAAGCCTGAGGCATTCATAAACGAAAGCACAATCAGCTGA